The proteins below are encoded in one region of Pseudonocardia sp. DSM 110487:
- a CDS encoding LysR family transcriptional regulator, with amino-acid sequence MDLRLLRYFVAVVEERHIGRAAVRLHMTQPPLSRAVKQLETELGTLLLHRSAAGVTPTAAGAALYDEARTLLAQADQLRVRVAAAGGPATITIGTLADSAEQAGTRLAAAFHERHPGVDVRIREAGFTDPTTGLRAGLVEVALTRAPFDDAGISTVVLRTDPVGVVLRADDPLARRDAVRLGDLADRRWFRLPDGTDPIWHTYWNGGELRGDGPVVRTVHECMQAVLWSGTVGLMPLGHTLPDGLTAVPLLDMPPSRLVVAWNEADTSPLVRSFVQLAATLYRP; translated from the coding sequence ATGGACCTACGGCTGCTGCGCTACTTCGTGGCTGTCGTCGAGGAACGCCACATCGGGCGTGCCGCCGTCCGCCTCCACATGACCCAGCCGCCGTTGAGCAGGGCCGTCAAGCAACTGGAGACAGAACTCGGCACCCTGCTCCTGCATCGCTCGGCCGCCGGGGTCACCCCCACTGCCGCCGGCGCCGCGCTCTACGACGAAGCGCGCACGCTGCTCGCGCAGGCCGACCAGCTCCGCGTCCGCGTCGCCGCGGCCGGCGGCCCCGCGACCATCACGATCGGCACCCTCGCCGACAGCGCCGAGCAGGCCGGGACCCGCCTCGCCGCCGCGTTCCACGAACGCCACCCTGGCGTCGACGTTCGCATCCGGGAAGCAGGCTTCACCGACCCGACCACCGGCTTGCGGGCCGGCCTGGTCGAGGTCGCCCTCACCCGCGCCCCGTTCGACGACGCCGGGATCAGCACCGTCGTGTTGCGCACCGACCCCGTCGGGGTGGTCCTGCGCGCGGACGACCCGCTCGCCCGCCGGGACGCCGTGCGCCTGGGCGATCTCGCCGATCGCCGCTGGTTCCGGCTGCCGGACGGAACCGATCCCATCTGGCACACCTACTGGAACGGCGGCGAGCTCCGCGGCGATGGTCCCGTGGTGCGCACCGTCCACGAGTGCATGCAGGCCGTCCTCTGGAGCGGCACGGTCGGGCTGATGCCGCTCGGGCACACGCTGCCCGATGGGCTCACGGCCGTTCCGCTGCTCGACATGCCACCGAGCCGCCTCGTCGTCGCGTGGAACGAGGCGGACACCAGCCCGCTCGTCCGCTCGTTCGTCCAACTCGCCGCGACCCTCTACCGTCCCTGA
- a CDS encoding BBE domain-containing protein: MHGRRPAPAGSTEVKTAYDPENVFHRNHNIPPHR; encoded by the coding sequence CTGCATGGACGACGCCCTGCGCCCGCGGGTTCCACCGAGGTCAAGACGGCCTACGACCCGGAGAACGTCTTCCACCGCAACCACAACATCCCGCCGCACCGCTGA
- a CDS encoding SAM-dependent methyltransferase — protein sequence MPHSARVHNYWLGGKDNYEADRAAGDAVFEVYPGIVCFSASRLSARTSGCGWTSPRARSPTCRSPDATRAHRGSTSIRSVGHPRGALSPARRLLGSCRTP from the coding sequence GTGCCCCATTCCGCCCGCGTTCACAACTACTGGTTGGGTGGCAAGGACAACTACGAGGCCGACCGAGCAGCGGGTGACGCTGTGTTCGAGGTGTACCCGGGGATCGTGTGCTTTTCCGCGAGCAGGTTGTCAGCCCGAACGAGTGGATGCGGTTGGACCAGTCCCCGTGCTCGTAGCCCCACCTGCCGCTCCCCCGACGCGACGCGGGCCCATCGGGGAAGCACGTCAATCCGATCTGTCGGTCATCCACGAGGGGCACTATCTCCGGCACGCCGCCTCCTGGGCTCCTGCAGAACGCCGTGA
- a CDS encoding UPF0158 family protein has product MFDMAQLRAAIHQHDGAQLVALVRAEGALDDGDPLQMIGDGLVTALTDKVDGAAEVAAAVAARLRDRGWTGDHELADQLESRLGTIPTPMLRPLAVDLEELAMVLEGDPTSGDGRIDLRNGDVLPDFTFEYLVEIGQEPDDEEQDPDRWLHVWCEGSRGGYGDMERFIDTLSDARLAERLSDAIRGRGAFRRFKDVLSGSPEEFGRWHVFADERQRGRARAWLADEGYRVVAKPG; this is encoded by the coding sequence ATGTTCGACATGGCTCAGCTGCGGGCCGCCATCCACCAGCACGACGGCGCGCAGCTCGTCGCACTGGTGCGGGCCGAAGGCGCCCTCGACGACGGCGACCCTCTGCAGATGATCGGGGACGGCCTGGTCACCGCCCTGACCGACAAGGTGGACGGCGCCGCCGAGGTAGCCGCAGCCGTGGCCGCCCGGCTGCGCGACCGCGGCTGGACGGGCGACCACGAACTCGCCGACCAGCTCGAATCCCGCCTCGGGACGATTCCGACACCGATGCTGCGCCCGCTGGCCGTCGACCTCGAGGAGCTCGCCATGGTGCTGGAAGGCGACCCGACGTCGGGCGACGGCCGGATCGATCTGCGCAATGGTGACGTGCTTCCGGACTTCACCTTCGAGTACCTCGTCGAGATCGGTCAGGAGCCGGACGACGAGGAGCAGGACCCGGACCGGTGGCTGCACGTCTGGTGCGAAGGTTCGAGGGGCGGTTACGGCGATATGGAGCGTTTCATCGACACACTGTCCGATGCCCGTCTCGCCGAGCGCTTGAGCGACGCGATTCGGGGGCGCGGTGCCTTCCGCCGGTTCAAGGACGTCCTCTCCGGGTCGCCGGAGGAGTTCGGGAGGTGGCACGTCTTCGCCGACGAACGCCAACGTGGCAGGGCCAGGGCGTGGCTCGCTGATGAGGGCTATCGCGTGGTTGCGAAACCCGGCTGA
- a CDS encoding TIGR02679 family protein, with product MSAGWLDDPGLRRVWEVLRERLEARGLRVEGRVVLGGLSREERHAVAGLLGRGVTRDRVSVDLAALDADLVARSGVGGLVAVVEHATGTPLRDRPGERARNAAQREAPIELARALLAGEPWLQVWIQDVRRSGVLARATDATAAVRTAAAALARLPGPGLSRTELAVAAGGHAHALDDGTTAAALVLRALAVQAGEPVPTTTSARRDLWERSGVRVDLVSATCLTLGLRGHSGSVAARLDLAADAGDPVHLTAWDLRRCTLQVPEVVLVCENPRVLEAVAEQGGQMPVVCTSGQPALVVVDVLAALRGAELRYHGDFDWPGIAIANRLIAEAGVAPWRMSAADYERGLVGATLPLVGAPVEPAWDPELGAAMRHHGVAVHEEAVLSDLLDGST from the coding sequence ATGAGTGCGGGCTGGCTCGACGATCCCGGGCTGCGACGGGTCTGGGAGGTGTTGCGCGAGCGGCTCGAGGCAAGGGGCCTGCGCGTCGAAGGGCGCGTCGTGCTGGGCGGTCTCAGCCGCGAGGAGCGCCACGCCGTCGCCGGGCTGCTCGGGCGGGGCGTCACCCGCGACCGGGTCAGCGTCGATCTCGCCGCACTCGACGCCGATCTCGTGGCGCGGTCCGGGGTCGGTGGGCTGGTCGCGGTTGTCGAGCACGCCACCGGCACCCCGTTGCGGGACCGGCCCGGCGAACGTGCCCGGAATGCCGCACAGCGGGAGGCCCCCATCGAGCTGGCCCGCGCACTGCTCGCGGGCGAGCCATGGCTCCAGGTGTGGATCCAGGACGTCCGCCGGTCCGGGGTGCTGGCCCGCGCGACGGATGCGACGGCCGCCGTCCGCACCGCGGCCGCGGCGCTGGCCCGCCTGCCCGGGCCCGGGCTGTCGCGCACCGAGCTGGCCGTGGCCGCGGGCGGACACGCACACGCGCTGGACGACGGTACGACGGCCGCCGCGCTGGTGCTCCGCGCCCTGGCCGTCCAGGCCGGGGAACCGGTGCCCACCACCACGTCCGCCCGCCGGGACCTGTGGGAGCGCTCCGGTGTCCGGGTCGACCTCGTGTCGGCCACCTGCCTCACCTTGGGCCTGCGCGGCCACAGCGGATCCGTCGCCGCCCGGCTCGACCTCGCCGCCGATGCCGGCGACCCGGTGCACCTCACCGCGTGGGACCTCCGCCGCTGCACGCTGCAGGTACCGGAAGTCGTCCTGGTCTGCGAGAACCCGCGCGTCCTGGAGGCGGTGGCCGAGCAGGGCGGCCAGATGCCCGTCGTGTGCACGAGCGGCCAGCCCGCGCTCGTCGTCGTCGACGTGCTCGCCGCGCTGCGGGGCGCCGAGCTGCGCTACCACGGGGACTTCGACTGGCCGGGCATCGCGATCGCCAACCGTCTGATCGCCGAGGCCGGGGTGGCACCGTGGCGGATGTCGGCCGCCGACTACGAGCGCGGGCTCGTAGGCGCCACGCTCCCGCTCGTCGGTGCTCCGGTGGAGCCGGCTTGGGACCCTGAGCTGGGCGCGGCGATGCGCCACCACGGTGTCGCCGTGCACGAGGAGGCCGTGCTGTCGGACCTGCTCGACGGGAGCACGTGA
- a CDS encoding TIGR02680 family protein, giving the protein MTDRFRLSRAGVLNVWQYDDQVFEFAGGRLLLRGSNGAGKSKTLEMLLPFVLDGDKARMTASGRHHTSLLWLMLDGYSGQNRAGYLWVEFANASESFTCGIGVRASQSARQAVAWYFTLPGRIGVDLELEDDAGPLARERLRAAVEERGGHFFDSPRAYKQHVGRTLFGLEPLQYDELLRLLYWLRQPQVGEDIEPARLAEQLVQALPQIDDDAVRSAGDTFDELAAFGEQLDRQRRSAEGVAAFARVYADYAREVLRARGSEVTGAHTERTRRVREVERCAAALSEIVTERESARRERSEAGRERSEISARLAELHADPLMRTERELAARRTLAGEHQQAAQRAAEAAASAQRRAGQAGTRVRTDAGQLGQDLRGFSGTAGGHATELSRVGARAALAIAPGLQEPRLSAAADAAAVVEAVDRHKASVDAARPVLGELRAAVQVVEEALAAFDKAAADRERAEEDAAKAEQQAEAERGRLADARGTAERAEWAYSAALDGWRAAPRAVGFELPGELTAEAVAAVPAIARAAAEPVLERLRAERATAAANRTAAERALDEAGRRRAAILAEADPAPAEPTWARSPRDGADGAPLWRLIDFVDGLEDAQRAGVEAALEASGLLDAWVRADGAVLDADRNDTVLPAGPAVVGRSLGDVLVPDPPVSGPVTAGVVAGVLARVALAPKPAETAAVALDGSWRLGPLTGRATKPVAQYIGATARAAERARRLAELDALIAVHTEARETAAAAEQVAADSARAVEEWLAAAPPTDELIAAWTLLEERTRTTERAERIATEAEDAATRARSVETGKRRELHEIAVRHDLPAEAGPLASRREALRALDTALAAHLERGGALAARLRRWADDAAAWETLLGEAEETAREAEEADGRAAEARAAADELEATVDAPLREIRRRIELAEKRDAELRRREGELGARIDQLLTAGGAAEQASRDAVDRLAEHEPVLADAVAAFAALADVPGLLDSGDHQPDDERAVEPTDAAIGLARGFTAGSPVPASVLAIARRFAGLPAPARSGTTTAVFAAWQEAASGPAGDVDPRVVDEGVALAVIGRDDAGEHPIGALAQRLAAAVARDADLLTERERRLFEEHILGDLGESLRSRRLEAEELVTEMNNQLRGVSTSQGIQVQLRWNLREDVSADARRAVELLGRPVGALLPGERRELRDALHRLIEASRADAPEDSYTEHLTRALDYRRWFAFRIRYTRPETAGTWHDLHRRSPLSQGEQKVVCYLPLFAAAAAHFSSLAGAAPHSPRFVLLDDAFPKIDIRTHPLLFGLLVQLDLDFVVTSERLWGDHDTVPSLAIYEALRDPNERGIAQYRHTWDGQRLHAVG; this is encoded by the coding sequence ATGACCGACCGGTTCCGGCTCTCCCGCGCGGGCGTGCTGAACGTGTGGCAGTACGACGACCAGGTCTTCGAGTTCGCAGGCGGCAGGCTGCTGCTGCGTGGCTCGAACGGCGCCGGGAAGTCGAAGACGCTCGAGATGCTGCTGCCGTTCGTCCTCGACGGCGACAAGGCCCGCATGACCGCGTCCGGGCGCCACCACACGAGCCTGCTGTGGCTCATGCTCGACGGCTACTCCGGGCAGAACCGGGCCGGGTACCTGTGGGTCGAGTTCGCCAACGCGAGCGAGTCGTTCACCTGCGGCATCGGGGTGCGGGCGTCGCAGTCCGCCCGCCAAGCGGTGGCCTGGTACTTCACCCTGCCCGGCCGGATCGGCGTCGACCTGGAGCTGGAGGACGACGCCGGCCCGCTGGCCCGTGAGCGGCTGCGGGCGGCGGTCGAGGAGCGCGGTGGGCACTTCTTCGACTCGCCGCGGGCGTACAAGCAGCACGTCGGCCGCACGCTGTTCGGGCTCGAACCGTTGCAGTACGACGAGCTGCTGCGGCTGCTCTACTGGCTGCGCCAGCCGCAGGTCGGCGAGGACATCGAGCCGGCCCGCCTCGCCGAGCAGCTCGTCCAGGCGCTCCCGCAGATCGACGACGACGCCGTCCGCTCGGCCGGCGACACGTTCGACGAGCTCGCGGCGTTCGGCGAGCAGCTCGACCGGCAGCGACGCAGCGCGGAAGGGGTAGCGGCGTTCGCCAGGGTGTACGCCGACTACGCCCGCGAGGTACTGCGGGCCCGCGGGTCCGAGGTCACCGGCGCGCACACCGAGCGCACCCGGCGGGTCCGCGAGGTCGAGCGGTGTGCCGCGGCGCTGTCGGAGATCGTCACGGAGCGGGAGTCGGCCAGGCGGGAGCGGTCCGAAGCCGGGCGGGAGCGGTCGGAGATCAGCGCCCGGCTCGCCGAGCTGCACGCCGACCCGCTGATGCGCACCGAACGCGAGCTGGCCGCCCGCCGGACGCTCGCCGGGGAACATCAGCAGGCCGCGCAGCGCGCCGCGGAGGCCGCGGCTTCGGCACAGCGCCGCGCCGGGCAGGCGGGCACCCGGGTTCGCACCGACGCCGGTCAGCTGGGCCAGGACCTGCGGGGGTTCTCGGGCACCGCCGGCGGGCACGCCACCGAGCTGTCCCGGGTGGGCGCCCGCGCCGCGCTCGCGATCGCCCCAGGGCTCCAGGAGCCCCGGCTTTCCGCGGCGGCCGACGCCGCCGCGGTGGTCGAGGCGGTCGATCGGCACAAGGCGTCGGTCGACGCCGCGCGGCCGGTGCTCGGCGAGCTGCGCGCCGCCGTGCAGGTCGTCGAGGAGGCGCTCGCCGCGTTCGACAAGGCGGCCGCCGACCGGGAACGCGCCGAGGAGGACGCGGCCAAGGCCGAGCAGCAGGCCGAGGCCGAGCGCGGACGGCTCGCCGACGCCCGCGGCACCGCAGAGCGTGCCGAGTGGGCCTACTCCGCCGCCCTTGACGGCTGGCGGGCGGCACCGAGGGCCGTCGGCTTCGAGCTGCCCGGCGAGCTGACGGCCGAAGCTGTTGCCGCCGTCCCGGCCATCGCACGGGCGGCGGCCGAGCCGGTCCTCGAACGACTGCGCGCGGAGCGGGCCACCGCCGCCGCAAACCGCACGGCGGCCGAGCGCGCACTCGACGAGGCCGGTCGCCGGCGCGCCGCGATCCTGGCCGAGGCCGACCCCGCGCCGGCCGAGCCCACATGGGCGCGCTCCCCGCGGGACGGCGCCGACGGAGCGCCGCTGTGGCGCCTGATCGACTTCGTCGATGGTCTCGAGGACGCGCAGCGGGCCGGAGTGGAGGCGGCGCTGGAGGCGTCCGGCCTGCTCGACGCCTGGGTGCGGGCCGACGGGGCCGTGCTCGACGCGGACCGCAACGACACGGTGCTGCCCGCCGGGCCCGCGGTCGTCGGGCGGTCGCTCGGGGACGTGCTGGTCCCCGACCCTCCCGTGTCCGGTCCGGTCACCGCCGGTGTCGTCGCGGGCGTACTGGCTCGGGTCGCGCTCGCACCGAAACCGGCCGAGACCGCGGCCGTCGCGCTGGACGGAAGCTGGCGGCTGGGGCCGCTCACCGGCCGCGCGACCAAACCGGTGGCCCAGTACATCGGCGCCACCGCGCGAGCGGCCGAACGGGCGCGGCGGCTCGCCGAGCTCGACGCGCTGATCGCCGTGCACACCGAGGCCCGGGAGACGGCCGCGGCGGCCGAACAGGTGGCGGCCGACTCGGCGCGCGCCGTCGAGGAGTGGCTCGCCGCCGCACCGCCGACCGACGAGCTGATCGCGGCGTGGACCCTGCTGGAGGAGCGCACGCGCACCACCGAGCGGGCCGAGCGGATCGCCACCGAGGCCGAGGACGCGGCCACCCGCGCCCGTTCGGTCGAGACCGGCAAGCGTCGTGAGCTGCACGAGATCGCGGTCCGACACGACCTACCCGCCGAGGCGGGGCCGCTCGCCTCCCGCCGGGAGGCACTGCGGGCACTCGACACCGCGCTCGCCGCTCACCTGGAGCGTGGTGGTGCACTGGCCGCCCGGTTGCGCCGTTGGGCCGACGACGCGGCCGCCTGGGAGACGTTGCTCGGCGAGGCGGAGGAGACGGCGCGCGAGGCGGAGGAGGCCGACGGTCGGGCCGCGGAGGCGCGAGCCGCGGCCGACGAGCTGGAGGCCACCGTCGATGCTCCGCTGCGGGAGATCCGCCGCCGCATCGAGCTCGCCGAGAAGCGCGACGCCGAGCTGCGGCGCCGCGAGGGCGAGCTCGGCGCGCGCATCGACCAACTGCTCACCGCGGGCGGCGCGGCCGAGCAGGCGTCCCGTGACGCGGTGGATCGGCTCGCCGAGCACGAACCCGTACTGGCGGATGCGGTCGCGGCATTCGCCGCCCTCGCCGACGTGCCCGGCCTGCTCGACTCGGGTGACCACCAGCCCGACGACGAGCGGGCTGTCGAGCCCACCGACGCGGCCATCGGCCTCGCCCGCGGATTCACCGCGGGCAGCCCGGTCCCGGCGTCGGTCCTCGCCATTGCCCGCCGCTTCGCCGGGCTGCCCGCGCCCGCCCGCTCGGGCACCACCACGGCCGTCTTCGCGGCCTGGCAGGAGGCGGCCAGCGGGCCGGCAGGCGACGTCGATCCGCGGGTGGTCGACGAGGGCGTCGCGCTCGCCGTGATCGGCCGCGACGACGCGGGCGAGCATCCCATCGGCGCGCTGGCGCAGCGCCTTGCCGCCGCCGTCGCCCGCGACGCCGACCTGCTCACGGAGCGGGAGCGGCGGCTGTTCGAGGAGCACATCCTCGGCGATCTCGGCGAGTCGTTGCGCTCCAGAAGACTCGAGGCCGAGGAGCTGGTCACCGAGATGAACAACCAGCTGCGCGGGGTCAGCACCAGCCAGGGCATCCAGGTACAGCTGCGGTGGAACCTGCGCGAGGACGTGTCCGCCGACGCCCGCCGCGCCGTCGAGCTGCTCGGCCGGCCGGTCGGGGCGCTGCTGCCCGGCGAGCGCCGCGAGCTACGCGATGCGCTGCACCGGCTGATCGAGGCGTCCCGCGCCGACGCCCCCGAGGACTCCTACACCGAGCACCTCACCCGCGCGCTGGACTACCGCCGCTGGTTCGCCTTCCGCATCCGCTACACCCGCCCGGAGACGGCCGGCACCTGGCACGACCTCCACCGGCGCTCGCCGCTCTCGCAGGGCGAGCAGAAGGTCGTCTGCTACCTGCCACTGTTCGCCGCCGCGGCGGCGCACTTCAGCTCGCTCGCCGGCGCCGCCCCGCACTCGCCCCGGTTCGTACTGCTCGACGACGCCTTTCCGAAGATCGACATCCGCACCCACCCGCTGCTGTTCGGCCTGCTCGTGCAGCTCGACCTGGACTTCGTCGTCACCAGCGAGCGGCTGTGGGGCGACCACGACACCGTGCCCTCGCTCGCCATCTACGAGGCGCTGCGGGACCCGAACGAGCGCGGGATCGCCCAGTACCGCCACACCTGGGACGGCCAGCGGCTGCACGCGGTCGGATGA
- a CDS encoding TIGR02678 family protein produces MSRIERPAPAEDVQAVAERQRAARALLRTPLLHADGPGADDLRLVRRHRGELERLFADGFGYRLVVDPGAARLFKTGLGRDATRPLRRRGGKPFTPRMYALLCLTVAALGRGKSQMLVDELVAQVRSAAVDAGLDVDLDAIADRRALYAALSALVDLGVLHERDGDLEHWADQRTASLLDVRRDRLGLLVSAVLAGADGPDDLIDRAALPSAAGGARVAVRRRLVESPVLSADTLTEEQAEWWRRGRNREREWFADRLGLQVELRAEGAVAIDPSGELTDVEFPAGGSGRHLALLLLAALVARLRPSAREVAAPERVWRRAGPELVASASADVMADWGAGLKREHRENAEAAVAEARQVLVDFGLVRVEPDGGWLVHAAAARYAVSATLADQARFEEEA; encoded by the coding sequence ATGAGTCGCATCGAACGGCCGGCACCGGCCGAGGACGTCCAGGCGGTCGCAGAACGCCAACGCGCTGCTCGCGCCCTGCTGCGCACTCCCCTGCTGCACGCCGACGGCCCGGGCGCAGACGACCTGCGGCTCGTCCGCCGCCACCGCGGGGAGCTGGAGCGGCTGTTCGCCGACGGCTTCGGCTATCGGCTCGTCGTCGACCCGGGCGCTGCGCGGCTGTTCAAGACCGGCCTCGGGCGCGACGCCACCCGCCCGCTGCGCCGCCGCGGTGGCAAGCCGTTCACGCCGCGCATGTACGCGCTGCTCTGCCTCACGGTGGCCGCGCTCGGCCGCGGGAAGTCGCAGATGCTGGTCGACGAGCTGGTGGCGCAGGTGCGTTCGGCGGCCGTCGACGCGGGCCTGGACGTCGACCTCGACGCCATCGCCGACCGACGCGCCCTCTACGCGGCGCTGTCGGCGCTGGTCGACCTCGGGGTGCTGCACGAGCGCGATGGCGACCTGGAGCACTGGGCCGACCAGCGCACCGCCTCGCTGCTCGACGTCCGCCGCGACCGGCTCGGGTTGCTCGTCTCCGCCGTCCTCGCCGGCGCCGACGGGCCGGACGACCTGATCGACCGCGCCGCGCTCCCGTCCGCGGCCGGTGGGGCCCGCGTCGCGGTGCGCCGCCGGCTCGTCGAGTCGCCGGTCCTGTCGGCCGACACGCTCACCGAGGAGCAGGCCGAGTGGTGGCGGCGCGGCCGCAACCGGGAGCGCGAGTGGTTCGCCGACCGGCTCGGCCTGCAGGTCGAGCTCCGCGCCGAGGGCGCGGTCGCGATCGACCCGAGCGGCGAGCTCACCGACGTCGAGTTCCCGGCCGGCGGTTCCGGCCGTCACCTGGCGTTGCTGCTGCTCGCCGCACTGGTCGCCCGGCTCCGGCCGAGCGCGCGCGAAGTCGCCGCGCCCGAGCGGGTGTGGCGTCGGGCCGGCCCGGAGTTGGTCGCGTCGGCGTCGGCGGACGTCATGGCCGACTGGGGTGCGGGGCTCAAGCGGGAGCACCGGGAGAACGCCGAGGCCGCCGTCGCCGAGGCCCGGCAGGTGCTGGTCGACTTCGGGCTGGTGCGCGTCGAGCCCGACGGCGGGTGGCTGGTCCACGCCGCCGCGGCCCGCTACGCCGTATCGGCGACGCTGGCCGATCAGGCGCGGTTCGAGGAGGAGGCATGA
- a CDS encoding TIGR02677 family protein, with amino-acid sequence MTPGASLTHAERVRLEALRYATGEESATYVAIMRTFTGEISGLLSDQSASEVAERLAELGIEVDRETVDDRLSYLVEHGNLARSPRETEARSLREYLQNRARYQLTQRGELVHRFVEELLGHTESAREVSTEMLGGILHGLTALAALDGEAIEAADPETLARDIGTVFAQFERLVSSTRDFYTYLSQVLVRYDLDRAEFAVFKTALLDYLQRFVDEIARHMPQIADVLGRVESNVPALCARANAGQRLRGVDGEVARRSAGLDPADWASLHAWFIGGAGRDSDAAGVRRLATDAMRALLVNLRRIATGGREQSRYADLLTLARWFAEADDDTAHALWAAAFGLYSCRHLAFVADDDADPIPPTASWWRTPVADVPVALRRTGARAVRGRAGRREDYAAAKAARIAERERAEERRAAALAEIRAHAGQLGTVRLSDEARAVLLGLYSRALVERGRPLAAGEVARADLGGWELTVCRAPGAGTTIVSPAGRLELHDLALTVREAEYQQRETG; translated from the coding sequence ATGACCCCGGGTGCCTCCCTCACGCACGCCGAGCGGGTCCGGCTCGAGGCGCTGCGCTACGCCACCGGCGAGGAGTCGGCCACGTATGTGGCGATCATGCGCACGTTCACCGGGGAGATCAGCGGGCTGTTGTCCGACCAGTCCGCATCGGAGGTCGCCGAGCGCCTCGCCGAGCTGGGCATCGAGGTCGACCGGGAGACCGTCGACGACCGGCTGTCCTACCTCGTCGAGCACGGCAACCTCGCGCGCAGCCCGCGGGAGACCGAAGCGCGGAGCCTGCGGGAGTACCTGCAGAACCGGGCCCGCTACCAGCTCACCCAGCGCGGCGAGCTGGTGCACCGGTTCGTCGAGGAGCTGCTGGGGCACACCGAGTCGGCCCGGGAGGTGTCCACCGAGATGCTCGGCGGCATCCTGCACGGGCTCACCGCGCTGGCCGCGCTCGACGGGGAGGCGATCGAGGCGGCCGACCCGGAGACGCTCGCCCGCGACATCGGCACCGTGTTCGCCCAGTTCGAGCGCCTGGTCTCCTCCACCCGCGACTTCTACACGTACCTGTCGCAGGTGCTGGTCCGCTACGACCTCGACCGGGCCGAGTTCGCGGTGTTCAAGACGGCGTTGCTGGACTACCTGCAGCGCTTCGTCGACGAGATCGCCCGGCACATGCCGCAGATCGCCGACGTGCTGGGGCGGGTCGAGTCGAACGTGCCGGCCCTGTGCGCGCGGGCCAACGCCGGGCAGCGGCTCCGCGGCGTCGACGGGGAGGTGGCGCGGCGCAGCGCCGGGCTGGACCCGGCCGACTGGGCGAGCCTGCACGCGTGGTTCATCGGGGGCGCCGGACGCGACTCCGACGCCGCCGGCGTCCGCCGCCTGGCCACCGACGCGATGCGGGCGCTGCTGGTCAACCTGCGCCGCATCGCCACCGGCGGCCGGGAACAGAGCCGCTACGCCGACCTCCTCACCTTGGCCCGGTGGTTCGCCGAGGCCGACGACGACACGGCGCACGCCCTGTGGGCCGCCGCCTTCGGCCTCTACTCGTGCCGCCATCTCGCCTTCGTCGCCGACGACGACGCCGACCCGATCCCGCCCACGGCATCCTGGTGGCGCACCCCGGTCGCCGACGTCCCGGTCGCCCTCCGCCGCACCGGCGCGCGCGCCGTCCGCGGACGGGCGGGTCGACGCGAGGACTACGCGGCGGCGAAGGCGGCCCGGATCGCCGAGCGGGAACGCGCGGAGGAACGCCGGGCCGCGGCGCTGGCCGAGATCCGGGCGCACGCCGGGCAGCTCGGCACCGTCCGGCTCTCCGACGAGGCCCGCGCCGTGCTGCTCGGCCTCTACTCCCGGGCGCTGGTCGAACGGGGCCGCCCACTCGCCGCGGGCGAGGTCGCGCGCGCCGACCTGGGCGGCTGGGAGCTGACGGTCTGCCGCGCCCCCGGCGCGGGCACCACGATCGTCAGCCCGGCCGGGCGGCTCGAGCTCCACGACCTCGCGCTCACCGTCCGAGAGGCCGAGTACCAGCAGCGGGAAACGGGATGA